In Uranotaenia lowii strain MFRU-FL chromosome 2, ASM2978415v1, whole genome shotgun sequence, one genomic interval encodes:
- the LOC129743252 gene encoding mucin-2-like isoform X3, giving the protein MKCSRLLLVTTGVSLFVIFGLIDAINAQRGTARFSQRGGSRSWTSPEDPASQLVSAESMGSRSSSSSSETPTFRRRTPPTGAAVGSRAAPQVQTSAQPRTRSRSRTPPTAQSRSIEVSRHDEEISSRRVSRERFTAQSRSDKVFRSESLREESEGLSEEEKVPSKRKSRGRNFGTERSTTVAAAERVGRRLNKLSKVELKQLDNVVSREESKVALRSDVQSRGKAKAAPVESQSEELTSEENYPEEFKQLLKSKHQEDKLRNLYVNKLDASTEKSYRKDETPRFKVKTLSTTTPGPTTTVKVITPRPVRTTVATTTVREPLSTKRPEVLRSRATSAPVTAAKVTRKPVASRSRSLPFSSSESPTTEDVTSVRPTKAYSRKPSVVSLLTSTTTSTTTTTRKPYSPAPRNASPNKRVFSTSTTLSPNIGISVGSSKRDNQFVISTLRNPAPFRAPSSQKKFRKPTASDYNNDVKPVAISARSKPPSPPQSVLKRSQSSASASRVSARFESSLKKTPVYTPTIPAFTSPSPTTAKVRLDGHSLLTTANASTAISTKTTTTNSTNFPSSANARLANEIDVDDDDLELHQSRPRGLKVQPDPGPGATKQGQVEPVAAGLTQSRMDVDAPGHKSSDTVSIFGALSEILSQPTESLPFLSSSTDAPSSSSSSSTSTTTTTTTTTTTTTTTTTTTTTTTPKPSTLRKPQAKVPKDIGSTTDSSNGLGTVFVNNDDPTTTTTVVNNIPTESDTAGIQSNTAVVDSANPELSMIPQLDDDSINLTDVENDISARILDIDEVPFPPTTTATTSFPTLTNSYDPILSAEDTSTPFSQTPKPPTTHATTTVIVEEPSTTTTAIAITSNTESMLTLSSPYFNTPLTDMADDFSTTYPMTTTANPITITTTNDPSDFVLDVRSSVARARSELESISTTSTTTMSAELEITTIFPSSSSSSTTTTPSSMLPSSSPAVTSGFDLLASTNVTKPSLTTTTHFTEPPPPPPPSTSSPSPPTATTLTATTTTTTTSSESPTTFTAIVTSAPMTTSTASTSTTTAPVSATSTSSSTPLTTPLTTTTTTTTTAKPRSRGIVVYGILPNNTVIRRIIGEDDEPSTTTTENPLVVFGIYPNGTIVRKYPNGTIVPDRPAKPRGGRIEITDIDPRDLRNPNSAIYRETTTFRPTVTLATSSSSTSLLSTTSTTTIVSTTTIPNEVTGTTAIIDLLRRYNEENLLDTKVKSDAVFSLAMSRSKTGVPMEGGSTRRPDPLGPTRISLDFDSTTKNAPEDVRVSRPNAPDLILRWKPPMSSSSSTDMPAMRSTTEEEVADNTVPDNIVELKSIPKQNTESILNEIQSDTSPGSSDQESFDEFDLRIFSDLNPDNTSSTTASKAEVSEVNTYLTSTLLPVTELSTTTSTKPTTTTSSSTSTTTTTTTTPRPTTRTTTTTPRPAPTTTQPPVTTFRSSSFVTTSIRNLDLETNLKLLQQYLEANQKDIAATKAITTSTTAAAPSTTTTKRPPTTTSTTTTTTTTTTPKPTTTTTTRRTTAPTTTTSAPKPKSINTNGGQNSNGLFTPTTQRTRTTTYSDTEDLAFLRQLAKFLNLQQPTRATTKKPKTTTKPTTTTTTTTTTTTPRTTPTTTTTTTTTSTTTRRPTTTLPLSTVIVSKDDPDFLNDVRKLPDFAKPNPLLDSSLANRILQLAINRDPKSIPVGNQQNVLSSTPRVTTLSPIEVEQTKKQLDRELQSYNNDIKLLSTLLGRPVTGKDIPGLTNQLIPSTSRTTTRTTTTRTTSTTSATTPRKPAIDPILLQDLLQRQKQQHNSSPAVLANPELFGTTNEAILATVLKQRGIGPANTNANIEEILAKISPRNSATATVQPIITTTRVRPRPVPRPEPPPLQSSRPILDGLSWLWREWQATAPRPSRQRLPGSSLIASPPPAESFGLSGGFGGAGAGRSPQSQAYRDNGGLDPDAKPINPSVTEPPPSLFSGFGGINPGGQLLNAAIGVTRAVTQFLGVALQGAAKSFTGAFQAPPANEPDDLAYYRFSGR; this is encoded by the exons GCCCAGCGTGGTACTGCCCGGTTCAGCCAACGGGGTGGCAGTCGATCATGGACTTCTCCGGAAGACCCAGCAAGTCAGCTAGTCAGCGCTGAAAGCATGGGTAGccgcagcagtagcagcagcagcgagACACCAACTTTCCGGAGAAGGACACCTCCAACGGGGGCTGCTGTCGGGAGTAGAGCTGCACCTCAGGTGCAAACCTCTGCTCAACCTCGCACCCGTAGTCGCAGTCGAACCCCTCCAACGGCCCAGAGTCGATCGATTGAGGTTAGTAGGCATGATGAAGAGATTAGCTCTAGGAGGGTGAGTAGGGAGCGATTTACTGCTCAGTCGAGGAGTGATAAGGTGTTTCGGAGTGAGTCACTGAGAGAAGAGAGTGAAGGATTGTCGGAGGAAGAGAAGGTTCCTAGTAAGCGGAAATCTCGAGGAAGAAATTTTGGAACGGAACGCTCGACTACCGTTGCAGCTGCCGAGAGAGTAGGTAGGAGACTGAATAAGCTATCAAAGGTAGAGTTGAAGCAGCTGGACAATGTTGTTAGCAGGGAAGAATCGAAGGTTGCTTTGCGATCTGACGTTCAATCGAGGGGAAAGGCTAAGGCCGCTCCAGTGGAATCACAATCAGAGGAACTTACTTCGGAGGAGAACTATCCGGAAGAGTTTAAGCAACTGTTGAAGTCGAAGCACCAGGAAGATAAGTTACGGAATTTATACGTCAATAAGCTGGATGCATCCACCGAGAAGAGTTACCGTAAGGATGAGACCCCACGGTTTAAAGTTAAGACTTTGAGTACAACTACGCCTGGTCCGACGACAACCGTGAAGGTCATAACTCCTCGACCTGTAAGGACAACTGTTGCTACGACTACAGTAAGAGAGCCTTTGTCCACGAAAAGACCCGAAGTGTTGCGTTCTAGAGCTACTAGTGCTCCAGTAACGGCTGCTAAGGTGACCAGGAAGCCTGTGGCTTCAAGATCACGGAGCTTACCCTTTTCTTCGTCAGAATCTCCCACAACAGAAGACGTTACATCCGTACGACCTACTAAAGCCTACTCACGAAAACCGAGCGTAGTAAGTCTGCtaacatcaacaacaacttcGACTACAACCACTACCAGAAAGCCCTACTCTCCGGCTCCTCGCAATGCAAGCCCAAACAAGCGAGTGTTCTCAACGTCCACTACCCTATCGCCCAACATCGGAATCAGTGTAGGATCTTCTAAACGAGACAATCAGTTCGTTATCAGCACTCTACGTAATCCAGCCCCATTCCGGGCGCCATCCAGTCAGAAGAAATTCCGTAAGCCGACAGCCTCTGACTATAACAACGACGTCAAACCGGTGGCAATATCCGCCCGCTCCAAACCACCCTCGCCACCTCAAAGTGTC TTGAAACGCTCCCAATCGTCTGCGTCCGCCTCCAGGGTGTCGGCCCGGTTCGAGTCCAGTCTGAAGAAGACGCCGGTTTACACTCCGACCATTCCGGCGTTCACCTCGCCGTCTCCGACCACG GCGAAGGTTAGACTTGATGGCCACTCTTTGCTAACGACTGCTAACGCTTCCACCGCCATTTCCACCAAAACTACCACCACCAATAGCACCAACTTCCCTTCCAGTGCGAACGCAAGACTCGCCAACGAGATAGACGTAGATGATGATGATCTGGAGCTTCACCAGAGCCGACCTCGGGGCCTCAAGGTGCAACCGGACCCAGGCCCGGGGGCAACGAAGCAGGGTCAAGTTGAGCCAGTGGCCGCCGGTTTGACCCAGAGCCGCATGGACGTCGACGCACCGGGTCACAAATCGTCCGATACGGTGTCGATCTTCGGTGCCCTGTCCGAGATACTCTCGCAGCCAACAGAAAGTTTACCATTTTTGTCTTCTAGCACCGATGCACCGTCTTCTTCTAGCTCTTCTAGCACGTCTACGACGACAACTACTACGACTACAACAACCACCACTACTACAACCACAACCACAACCACCACCACCACTCCTAAGCCTAGCACTTTGCGAAAGCCCCAGGCCAAGGTACCCAAGGATATTGGTAGCACCACTGATAGTTCTAATGGCTTGGGCACAGTGTTTGTAAATAATGATGACCCAACTACCACCACTACTGTTGTAAATAATATTCCCACCGAAAGCGACACTGCTGGCATCCAATCGAATACGGCGGTGGTGGACAGCGCAAACCCCGAACTAAGCATGATACCCCAGTTGGATGATGATTCAATTAACCTAACCGATGTTGAGAACGATATTAGCGCGCGAATTTTGGATATTGACGAAGTTCCCTTTcccccaacaacaacagcaacaaccagTTTTCCAACGCTAACAAACTCCTATGATCCAATATTGTCCGCCGAGGACACGTCTACTCCTTTCTCTCAGACCCCTAAACCTCCAACTACTCACGCTACCACAACGGTCATTGTTGAGGAACCATCTACTACGACTACAGCCATCGCCATCACCTCGAATACTGAGAGCATGCTAACGTTGTCATCGCCATATTTTAATACGCCACTAACCGACATGGCTGATGATTTTTCTACGACCTATCCAATGACAACAACCGCGAATCCCATAACCATCACCACAACAAACGATCCATCCGATTTCGTCTTGGACGTCCGTAGTTCGGTAGCGAGAGCGCGATCGGAGCTTGAATCCATCTCCACCACATCTACTACAACCATGTCAGCGGAGCTTGAAATCACTACTATTTTCCCTAGCTCTAGCAGCAGCTCTACTACTACAACTCCATCTAGCATGCTTCCAAGCTCATCGCCTGCTGTGACCAGTGGTTTCGATTTGCTCGCTTCTACTAATGTTACTAAGCCATCACTGACCACAACAACCCATTTCACCGAACCTCCACCACCTCCACCTCCATCAACCAGTAGTCCTAGTCCTCCGACAGCGACGACGCTCACTGCTACAACTACTACCACCACAACCTCATCGGAATCACCGACGACCTTCACCGCAATCGTAACGTCGGCACCAATGACC ACTTCCACCGCCAGCACCAGCACCACGACTGCACCCGTTTCAGCTACCAGCACCTCAAGTAGCACGCCACTCACCACACCACTAACAACTACCACAACCACAACGACAACTGCAAAACCGCGATCGCGTGGCATCGTCGTGTACGGAATTCTACCGAACAACACCGTCATCAGGCGCATCATCGGTGAAGACGACGAACCCTCTACTACCACCACCGAGAACCCGCTGGTAGTCTTCGGAATCTACCCGAACGGAACCATAGTCCGGAAGTACCCCAACGGAACGATCGTCCCGGATCGCCCAGCCAAACCACGAGGAGGTCGCATCGAGATCACCGACATCGATCCACGGGACTTACGTAACCCCAACAGTGCCATCTACCGGGAAACTACCACCTTCAGGCCCACGGTCACCTTAGCAACAAGCTCGTCGTCAACAAGCTTACTCTCAACAACTAGTACCACCACCATTGTTAGCACTACTACCATTCCGAACGAAGTCACG GGAACAACGGCTATTATCGATTTGCTGCGTAGGTACAATGAGGAGAACTTGCTAGACACCAAGGTCAAATCGGATGCGGTTTTCAGTTTGGCCATGAGTCGTTCCAAGACCGGTGTACCGATGGAAGGTGGAAGCACTCGGAGACCGGACCCACTCGGTCCCACTCGGATATCGTTGGACTTTGATTCTACG accaAAAATGCTCCAGAGGATGTTCGAGTATCTCGTCCAAATGCTCCGGATTTGATTCTTAGATGGAAGCCGCCaatgtcgtcgtcgtcttcaACTGACATGCCAGCGATGCGATCCACCACAGAGGAGGAAGTTGCTGACAACACCGTTCCGGACAACATCGTTGAGCTGAAGAGCATTCCCAAGCAGAACACGGAATCAATCCTGAATGAAATCCAATCCGATACGTCCCCGGGCTCATCGGATCAGGAATCGTTCGACGAGTTTGATTTGCGCATTTTCTCGGATCTCAATCCGGATAACACATCTTCAACTACAGCTAGCAAGGCCGAAGTTTCCGAAGTTAACACCTATCTAACTTCTACGTTACTTCCCGTCACTGAACTGTCTACGACGACTAGTACAAAACCAACTACTACTACGTCTAGCTCAACTAGTACCACAACTACTACAACAACCACGCCACGGCCAACGACAAGAACAACCACAACGACTCCTCGTCCTGCACCCACAACAACACAACCACCGGTAACCACTTTCCGAAGTTCCTCATTCGTTACAACCTCAATCAGAAACCTAGACTTGGAAACGAATCTCAAACTGCTCCAGCAGTATCTTGAAGCCAATCAAAAGGATATCGCGGCTACCAAAGCGATTACAACGTCAACGACGGCTGCAGCACCTTCGACTACCACAACCAAAAGACCACCTACAACCACCAGCACTacaacaacaacgacgacgacgacaacgccAAAGCCAACTACGACCACAACAACCAGAAGAACTACCGCACCTACTACCACAACAAGTGCACCGAAGCCGAAGTCTATCAACACTAATGGTGGACAGAACTCGAACGGGCTGTTTACGCCGACGACGCAGCGGACTAGAACCACCACATACTCGGATACGGAGGATCTAGCTTTCTTG CGTCAACTTGCAAAGTTCCTGAATCTACAGCAACCTACCAGGGCAACAACCAAAAAGCCAAAAACCACTACGAAACCCACGACTACGACAACAACAACGACCACAACAACGACACCGAGGACGACTCCGACAACTACCACAACCACCACAACAACTTCTACTACCACTCGTAGACCAACGACAACCTTGCCCTTGAGTACCGTCATCGTCTCCAAGGATGATCCCGATTTTCTGAATGATGTG CGCAAACTTCCGGACTTCGCCAAGCCAAACCCGTTGCTCGACAGCTCTCTCGCCAACCGAATTCTTCAGCTAGCCATCAACCGGGATCCGAAGAGTATTCCTGTTGGGAATCAACAAAACGTTCTTTCTTCAACACCTAGAGTCACAACATTATCTCCGATTGAAGTTGAGCAAACCAAGAAACAACTGGACAGAGAACTTCAATCCTACAACAATGACATCAAGTTGCTGTCAACATTGTTGGGTCGTCCCGTTACCGGAAAAGACATTCCCGGTCTTACCAATCAACTAATTCCTTCAACAAGTCGAACCACCACTAGGACCACAACAACTCGAACGACATCCACCACATCGGCTACAACCCCAAGGAAGCCCGCAATCGATCCCATCCTTCTTCAGGATCTCCTGCAAAGGCAAAAACAGCAGCACAACTCAAGTCCCGCAGTCTTGGCCAACCCGGAACTGTTCGGAACCACAAATGAAGCCATCCTGGCGACGGTTCTCAAACAACGAGGCATCGGCCCAGCCAACACCAATGCCAACATCGAAGAGATCCTGGCAAAGATTTCACCTCGCAACAGTGCTACGGCCACGGTTCAACCAATCATCACCACAACAAGGGTAAGGCCGAGGCCTGTTCCACGACCGGAGCCTCCACCACTACAGTCTTCAAGGCCTATTTTAGACGGCCTCTCGTGGCTGTGGCGAGAATGGCAAGCGACAGCCCCGCGGCCATCACGCCAAAGGTTACCAGGGTCCTCCCTGATTGCTTCACCTCCACCGGCCGAAAGTTTCGGCCTGAGTGGTGGTTTTGGAGGTGCCGGTGCCGGTCGCTCGCCTCAGTCCCAGGCTTACCGGGACAATGGTGGGCTGGACCCCGATGCG AAGCCGATTAATCCGAGCGTTACGGAGCCACCGCCGTCGCTGTTCAGTGGATTTGGAGGGATCAACCCGGGAGGACAGCTGTTAAATGCAGCCATCGGTGTCACCCGGGCGGTCACCCAGTTCCTTGGAGTGGCACTGCAG